The Candidatus Methylomirabilis tolerans genome contains a region encoding:
- the sufB gene encoding Fe-S cluster assembly protein SufB, with protein MSSSSKAIEALANQEYKYGFVTEIEEEAVPYGLNEETIRLISSKKNEPDWMLQWRLKAYRHWAKLEKSEAEPKWANVKYPPIDYQAIRYYAAPKQQTGGPASLDEVDPKLLETFEKLGIPLSERKRLSGIAVDAVFDSVSVATTFKGKLGELGIIFCSFSEAVQNHPDLVRKYLGSVVPYTDNFFATLNSAVFSDGSFCYIPKGVRCPMELSTYFRINAAQTGQFERTLIIADEGAYVSYLEGCTAPMRDENQLHAAVVELIAHDDAQIKYSTVQNWYPGDKEGKGGIYNFVTKRGKCLGKRSRISWTQVETGSAITWKYPSCILQGDDSTGEFYSVALTNHYQQADTGTKMIHIGKHTRSTIISKGISAGHGQNSYRGLVKIMKGATGARNYSQCDSLLLGDKCGAHTFPYLEVTNNSSQLEHEASTSKIGEDQLFYCKQRGISAEDAVNLIVNGFCKTVLRELPMEFAVEAQKLLGVSLEGSVG; from the coding sequence ATGAGCAGCAGCTCGAAGGCGATCGAGGCCCTGGCTAACCAGGAATATAAGTACGGGTTTGTGACGGAGATCGAAGAGGAGGCCGTTCCTTACGGATTGAACGAGGAGACCATCCGTCTCATCTCCTCCAAGAAAAATGAGCCCGACTGGATGCTGCAGTGGCGCCTGAAGGCCTACCGACATTGGGCGAAGCTGGAAAAGTCAGAGGCGGAGCCGAAGTGGGCCAACGTCAAATATCCGCCCATCGATTACCAGGCCATCCGGTACTATGCGGCGCCCAAGCAGCAGACGGGGGGACCCGCGAGTCTCGATGAGGTCGACCCGAAACTGCTGGAGACGTTCGAGAAACTGGGCATCCCTCTGTCGGAGCGGAAGCGGCTCAGCGGCATCGCGGTCGATGCGGTGTTTGACAGCGTCTCGGTGGCCACGACCTTCAAGGGGAAGCTCGGCGAACTCGGGATTATCTTCTGCTCCTTCTCCGAGGCGGTGCAGAATCACCCGGATCTGGTCAGAAAGTACCTTGGGTCGGTGGTGCCCTACACCGATAACTTCTTCGCCACGCTGAACTCTGCTGTCTTCAGTGACGGATCGTTCTGTTATATCCCGAAAGGTGTGCGCTGTCCGATGGAGCTTTCGACCTACTTCCGGATCAACGCCGCCCAGACGGGCCAGTTCGAGCGGACCCTGATCATCGCCGATGAAGGGGCCTATGTGAGCTACCTGGAGGGGTGCACCGCCCCGATGCGGGACGAGAACCAGTTGCACGCGGCGGTCGTGGAACTGATCGCCCACGACGACGCCCAGATCAAGTATTCGACGGTCCAAAACTGGTATCCGGGCGACAAGGAAGGGAAGGGCGGTATCTACAACTTTGTCACCAAGCGGGGCAAGTGCCTGGGGAAGCGCTCCAGGATCTCCTGGACGCAGGTGGAGACCGGCTCGGCGATCACCTGGAAGTACCCAAGCTGTATCCTGCAAGGTGATGACTCGACTGGGGAGTTCTATTCGGTCGCGCTGACCAACCACTACCAGCAGGCGGATACCGGCACCAAGATGATCCATATCGGCAAGCACACCAGGAGCACCATCATCTCGAAGGGAATCTCCGCCGGCCACGGACAGAACAGTTACCGGGGACTGGTCAAGATCATGAAGGGGGCGACCGGCGCCCGAAACTACTCGCAGTGCGACTCGCTGCTGCTTGGCGACAAGTGCGGCGCGCATACCTTCCCGTACCTCGAGGTGACGAACAACTCCTCGCAGCTCGAGCACGAGGCGTCAACGTCCAAGATCGGCGAAGATCAGCTTTTTTATTGCAAGCAGCGCGGGATCTCGGCCGAGGATGCCGTCAATCTGATCGTCAACGGTTTTTGCAAGACGGTCTTGCGCGAGC